The Bos indicus isolate NIAB-ARS_2022 breed Sahiwal x Tharparkar chromosome X, NIAB-ARS_B.indTharparkar_mat_pri_1.0, whole genome shotgun sequence genome has a window encoding:
- the ZNF182 gene encoding zinc finger protein 182 → MAEPQLQGLMTFEDVAVDFTQEEWQYLNPPQRTLYRDVMLETYSNLVSVGHHVTKPDLILKLEVEEKCLPEGKIPIWSFPEACQVDEQIERQHQDDQDKYLMQVGFPDKKTITSKSGLDYNELGNILYLSTNLFASIQRPQKYESFGYNMVDNLDLYSRSSVGKKYDNGCAKLFFHTEYEKTTPRVKPYGYKECGKTLRQKKGLSLHQRIKNGEKPFECTACRKTFSKKSHLIVHWRTHTGEKPFGCTECGKAFSQKSQLIIHLRTHTGERPFECPECGKAFREKSTVIIHYRTHTGEKPYECNECGKAFTQKSNLIVHQKTHTGEKTYECTKCGESFIQKLDLIIHHSTHTGKKPHECNECKKTFSDKSTLIIHQRTHTGEKPHKCMECGKSFNEKSTLIVHQRTHTGEKPYECDVCGKTFTQKSNLGVHQRTHSGEKPFECNECEKAFSQKSYLMLHQRGHTGEKPYECNECEKAFSQKSYLIIHQRTHTEEKPYKCNECGKAFREKSKLIIHQRIHTGEKPYECPVCWKAFSQKSQLIIHQRTHTGEKPYACTECGKAFREKSTFTVHQRTHTGEKPYKCAECGKAFTQKSNLIVHQRTHTGKKAHGKGHSWKSKLIAH, encoded by the exons TTACAGGGACTCATGACATTTGAGGATGTGGCTGTGGATTTTACCCAGGAGGAGTGGCAGTACCTGAACCCTCCACAGAGGACCCTGTACAGAGACGTGATGCTGGAGACCTACAGCAACCTGGTCTCTGTAG GGCATCATGTTACCAAACCAGATCTTATCCTCAAATTGGAGGTGGAAGAGAAATGCCTGCCAGAAGGAAAAATTCCAATTTGGAGCTTTCCAG AAGCCTGCCAGGTTGATGAACAGATTGAGAGACAGCATCAGGATGACCAAGATAAATATTTGATGCAAGTTGGATTCCCTGACAAGAAAACAATTACCAGTAAGAGTGGCCTTGACTATAATGAACTTGGAAACATACTTTATCTGAGTACAAATCTTTTTGCTTCAATACAAAGGCCCCAGAAATATGAATCATTTGGATATAATATGGTTGATAATTTAGACTTATATAGTAGAAGTTCTGTGGGAAAGAAATATGATAATGGATGTGCAAAATTATTCTTCCATACTGAGTATGAGAAAACAACTCCCAGAGTGAAACCTTATGGATATAAAGAGTGTGGGAAGACCCTCAGGCAAAAGAAGGGTCTTAGTCTACATCAGAGaattaaaaatggagagaaaCCCTTTGAATGTACTGCCTGTAGGAAAACTTTCAGCAAGAAGTCACACCTCATTGTACACTGGAGAActcatacaggagagaaacccttTGGATGTACAGAATGTGGAAAAGCTTTTAGCCAAAAATCTCAGCTCATTATACACCTGAGAACTCATACAGGAGAGCGACCCTTTGAGTGTCCAGAATGTGGAAAAGCTTTCAGAGAAAAATCTACTGTCATTATACATTACAGGActcatacaggagagaaaccttatgaatgtaatgaatgtggaaaagccttcacTCAGAAGTCAAACCTCATTGTCCATCAGAAAACCCACACAGGAGAAAAAACTTATGAATGCACCAAATGTGGGGAATCTTTCATACAGAAGCTTGATCTAATTATACATCATAGTACTCATACAGGAAAGAAACCCCATGAATGTAATGAGTGTAAGAAAACTTTCAGTGATAAGTCAACTCTCATTATACATCAGCGAACTCATACGGGAGAGAAGCCTCATAAATGTATGGAATGTGGGAAGTCTTTCAACGAGAAGTCAACCCTCATTGTGCATCAGCGAACTCATACAggggagaaaccctatgaatgtgaTGTGTGTGGGAAAACCTTCACCCAAAAGTCAAACCTTGGTGTACATCAAAGAACTCATTCAGGAGAGAAACCCtttgaatgtaatgaatgtgaGAAAGCATTCTCTCAGAAATCCTATCTCATGCTACACCAGAGAGGTCATACAGGAGAGAAGCCCTATGAATGCAATGAATGTGAAAAAGCATTTTCCCAGAAATCTTATCTCATTATACatcaaagaacacatacagaagAAAAACCCTATAAATGCaatgaatgtggcaaagccttcagAGAAAAGTCGAAGCTCATTatacatcagcgaattcatacaggagagaaaccttatgaatgtCCTGTATGTTGGAAAGCTTTCAGCCAGAAGTCACAGCTCATAATACATCAGCGaacacacacaggagagaaaccctatgcATGCACTGAGTGTGGCAAAGCCTTCagagaaaaatcaacattcaCTGTTCATCAGAgaactcatactggagagaaaccctataagTGTGcagaatgtgggaaagcctttacTCAAAAATCAAATCTTATTGTACATCAGAGAACGCATACAGGAAAGAAAGCCCATGGGAAAGGCCATTCTTGGAAGTCCAAGCTCATTGCACATTAG